From Neofelis nebulosa isolate mNeoNeb1 chromosome 14, mNeoNeb1.pri, whole genome shotgun sequence:
CATGGCGCTGGCTGGGACAGGGCAGGGCTAGTGTTCTTCCCTGCTGGCCTGCCCCACCTGGAGCCAGCCTTGATGTGTTTGtttcctgttcctcctccacaGGCTGGTGGATGCCACCTGCTGTCTGCAGCCTGATCAACTGCTCTTCCAAAAGGAGGCCCTCCTGAAGACAGAGTCGCCAGGCCTGCCGTGCTCTTGGTACCCTGGCTGCTCACACAGTCTCACTCCTGGGCACTGGGGGCTGAGACCCCAGGACTCTGAGGGCACGCCCTGCCCCGGTTTCTCTGTGGCTGTGGGGCCCGCCTTCTGGCCACACCCCCCTGTTAGCACTAACTACTGACCCtggaagagtgagggagaggggaggggaggccaggctATGGCtgctcccaggccccacccaggaTCCTAAGGCCTGGAAGGTGAGGGGGCTTCTGGAACTCCCAGGGGCCTCTGCCCATTGCCCTGCCCCCGCTTTACCCTCATCCAAGTGCCAGGACGCTGCACCTCTCTTATCTAGGTAATTAGCTTCAGACCCTGGACCGAGGCTGGCCAGGTCGTGGGCTGCTTCCCACAGGCTGTGCACCCTGACCCCAAGAGGGAGGTGAGGCCCTGCCCGTTGAGTAGCTGAGGTGCCGGGGCTCTTGAGAGGCAGGCAGAAGgtgccctcccaccctgccctttCTGCCCGGGCCTGGTCACGGCGTGGGGCCTCGTGACCCAGCCTTGCCAGGGGCAGAGGGCACCACTGAGCCTTGGGGAGGGGATGCCCCCAAGGGTGCCAGTCCAGCCCGCTGCCCCACCCCTCAGGCCCAGTCTGGCCCCGGTGCTCCCCCACCTGGTGCCCCGACCAGTCCCCCGGGCAGGCGGCCCCCGCCATGGCCGAGCACCTGGAGCTGCTGGCAGAGATGCCCATGGTGGGCAGGATGAGCACACAGGAGCGGCTGAAGCACGCCCAGAAGCGGCGTGCCCAGCAGGTGAAGATGTGGGCCCAGGCTGAGAAGGAGGCCCAGGGCAAGAAGGGCCGCCAGGAGCAGCCGCGGCCATGGAAGGAGGCAGCCAGCGGCCGGCCACAGAAGCGGGTCCTTTTCCCTCCCAGCGTTGCCCTCCTGGAGGCCGCTGCCCGAAATGACCTGGAGGAAGGTGAGCATGGCTGAGCCCAAGGGAAGACCCTGTCCTCCACCTCGGTCCTGGAGAGATCTGCGGAGGGCACGGTGCTGTCCTGCGGAGGCCCCGGGGCTGGCCTGGTGTCCTCGGGCGCTTGCTCTCAGCGGTCGGCCACTTGAGGCTCACCAGTGATGGCGCAGCACACTGGGGTGCTGCTGCAGGGGTGAGGCTGATGGGATTGGGCAGGGGCATCGGGGAGCCCACAGGAGCTCGGGGCAGTGCCCAGGGCTTGGCTCAGGTGGGCTGGGAGTGGCCCATCCTCTTCGGTGCCTCTGGCCAGGGTGCTGGGCGATGACCAGGAGAGGCCTGGCCACCACCTGCTTGGGCCCTGTCTCCACCTGTGTAAAGGAGGGCGGCCACGCCCACCTCAGCAGGTTAGAGTGCGGGGCTGGGGGTCCCCGCAGGCCAGCCCTCTCGACACCTGCCTCTGCCCATCTTTGACTTCTTCCTCCCCATCAGGACCGCCCTGGCCAGTGACAGGCTCCTCGTTCCTCCCCTGCACCCTGTGTGCTCATAGCCCCTCTGCTGTCCCTGAGGGGCTCCTGAAGGCTCGTCCTGCCGTCctccagggcagaggctggggtgcagagggcaaggagaggcGGGCAGTGCCTCAAGGCAGGGGCGGTAGAGGAGGGCGTGGTGGGTGTGCCGCTGGCCCAGGCTCAGGGAACTGTGGGAAGTGGGGTGCATCACCCTGCTGCCCATGGAGCATATCTGGGAGGGCCAGGCCAGTAAGAAGGTCTGGGATGACCTTGGTGACAGGCTAGGCCCCAGATGGGACCACTGAAGAGTGAGGACAGGGATCAGCTCTACTGAGGGAGACCACCTTGGAGGGGGTGGGCCTGGATGCCTGGGGCCCACACTACAGGCTGCAGCTGGGCAGGGGGCCTGTGCTCACACGGGAGCCTGAGGGCTGGGAGTGCCCTGATTCAGGAGGGGTGGGTCCTGCTAGGCGCTGGGGGCAGAGGGCTGCTGTGTTTGCCCACCTGGGGCCGACAGATACTCAGAGCCCCAACTCTTGAGCCCTCAGCCGGGACTCGGGTGTCCCTCTTGCCACCCACACCTCTGTCTTCCTCACCACTCTCTGCTCCCGGCTGCGGCACTGCAGTCCGCCCAGGTACCTGGCGCCCGGGCTGAACAGTGTTGGCCTGGCAGGACCCCTAGCCCTGCGTCCTGACCACGCTTCCCGCCCCCCTCTCACAGTCCGCCAGTTCCTCGAGAGCGGGGTCAGCCCTGACCTGGCCAACGAGGATGGCCTGACGGCGCTGCACCAGGTCAGCCacgctgagggtggggagggagaggagggggcgcTGGCCGGGGCGCTGGCCTCAGGCTGTGTGGTTCGTAGAGCTGCATCGATGACTTCCGGGACGTGGCACGGCAGCTGCTGGACGCCGGGGCTGAGGTCAACGCCCGTGACAGCGAAAGCTGGACACCCCTGCACGCCGCGGCCACCTGTGGCCACCTGCACCTGGTGGAGCTGCTCATTGCCCGGTAGGGCCCCGCCGGTGTggccagagctggggaggggctgcagcCAGGCCAGGGGGCAGGGCCTTCCTCGCAGATAGTAGTTCTTCCTGAGACACGAGCCTGTTGCCCCCTCCACAGGAAGCACACTTGGCCCTTGGCCTCTTGTGTTCCCTCTCACCCTTGCTTACCCTGACCTCATGCTGGTGGAGATCAGGGCCTGGGCAGAGGCTGCAGACACTGATGCCGAGGGGACAAGCGTGTGCCCAGGGCAGTGTGGTTGTCTGCCCGGCAGGCTGTCGGCCTGGGCACGTCCTCCTGCCGAGCACTCTTAGGGGTTTGggaactccttgagggcaggcctTGACCTCTAGCTCTGGTCCTCCCTGGGGTCTGCCCAGAGAACTGCCACTCTGGGCAGAATGATGGGGGTGGCAGTGGTGAAGACGGAGGTGGGGCCTTTGACAAGGAGGGCGGAGCAGGGCGGAGCTGCTTCGGACACAGGCCTTGGTGAACAGAAAGGGGCATCCAGGAATCCCCCCATAGGGACCCCTGTAGTAGAACAGACGGTCAGGGGCCCCGGCTGTCCTCGGAGTGGTCCAGGTGCTGATGGTGGGTATGTGGGTGGGTGGCAGTCTCTCCCCTTCACACACAGATGCCACAGAGCAGGAGGGATGGCTGTGCACAGACAGCCCctaccccctccctgctcctctccacaGTGAGCACCCACTTTTGTGTTCTGGGCTCCCTTCAGCTCCCTGTCTTTCCCTGGGGCCATGTTCCTGCCTGAGCCCCGTTCTCTGCAGCTGTCTTCTGTCATCTGggctctcctccctctgtcttttgCTCCCCAAGGCTTCTAGAGTCCCAGCAGTGCCCCCTGGTACGTGGGCCCGTTGTGTAGGTTGACAGGGACAGATGGGTGTCAGGAACCTGGAGCTCAGACGTGGGTGGAGACTGGGGGGTGGCCTGCCTGGCGTGAGTACAGGATCCAGCACTGAGCTCCACAGCCAGATGGTCCCAGGGGCACCGGGGGCCGGGGCCTCCTCCGCATTCAACCCACACTGTCCAGGAGAGCAGCCCTAGGCCGAGGGCCTCTGCAGAGGGTGGACTGGAGGCCTCCGTGGGGGAGAAGCGTTCTGTGGCCAAAGCCCCTCTCCATTCTGCTTGCAGTGGCGCTGACCTCCTGGCCGTCAACACTGACGGGAACATGCCTTACGACCTGTGTGAGGATGAGCGGACGCTGGACTGCCTTGAGACAGCCATGGCCGACCGCGGTGAGTACGGCCCCACCTGCCTGCCAGGGTGCCCGGGTGCCAGCTCTGAGCCCCGCTGCCTTGCAGGCATTACCCAGGATGGCATCGAGGAAGCCCGGGCCTTGCCGGAGCTGCACCTGCTGGACGACATCCGAAGCCTGCTGCAGGCAGGGGCCGACATCGACGCCCCCCGGGACCATGGGGCCACGCTGGTGACGAAGGGGCCACGTGGGTTGCAGGTCGGGAGGTTGCTGCTGGAGGGGCATGGCGGGGACTCAGGGCCGGGCGGTGTGCCTGCAGCTCCACATCGCTGCTGCCAACGGGTTCAGTGAGGCGGCCACCCTGCTGCTTCAACACCGAGCCAGCCTGAGCGCCAAGGACCGGGACGGCTGGGAGCCGCTGCACGCGGCTGCCTACTGGGGCCAGGTGagtgccgggggcgggggcagccgGGCCCGGGCCGGTGGCTGCCGCCTCTGAGGCCTTCAGCAGCCCGGCCTCGCTGGCCCCTCAGGTGCACCTGGTGGAGCTGCTCGTGGCACACGGGGCCGACCTGAACGGGAGGTCTCTGACGGACGAGACACCTCTTGGTGAGCTGGGGCCGCCTCTGCCGGTTGTAGAGGGGGGGTGAGAGGGCACCGGTGACCACCCACTTCTCCCCAGACGTGTGCGGGGACGAGGAGGTGCGGACCAAGCTGCTGGAGCTGAAGCACAAGCACGATGCGCTCCTGCGCGCCCAGGGCCGCCAGCGCTCTCTGCTGCGCCGCCGCACCTCCAGCGCGGGCAGCCGGGGGTGAGCGCGCAGTCGACCCCGGTGTCCTACCCTCCGCTGGCAGACCCCCCTCccgccgccccaccccccaccccacccctgcccccgccgGCGGCGCTCAGGCGCCAGCTGGAGCTCTGGGCAGTCTGCGGGGCAAGTGACAGCCTTTCCCCCGACCCTCCCCCAGAAAGGTGGTGAGGAGGGTGAGCCTGACCCAGCGCACCAGCCTGTACCGCAGGGAGCATGCCCAGGAGGCCATCGTGTGGCAACAGCCACCACCCACCAGCCCAGAACCACCCGAGGAGGACGAAGACGGCCAGACGGATGCAGAGCTGCGACCCACGTCCAGCGAGGTGAGCCCTGCACCGTCCACCTCCAGCAGGCTGGCTGGGGGCCTAGGCCCTGCCCTCTCTGGGTGGTGACATTGGTGACTCCCTAGCCGGTGGGAGCAGTGTCCCTGTGCCCATAAACTGGGCTAGCGTGCCACAGGGGCggctcctgcccccactctcATTCCTGCCCCCTGACCACCGTGCATGCTGGGGCCCAAGGCCATCAGGGAGGCCAGAGAAGGCCTTCCTGATGGCCTCTGGGCCCATGCTTCCCCAACAGGAGGAGGACCCCGAGTTGGCCAGGCCACACAACGGCCAAGTTGGAGGCACCCCAGGGCGACACCTGTACTCCAAGCGGCTGGACCGGAGTGTCTCCTACCAGCTGAGCCCCCTGgacagcacagcgcccgacgccCTGGCCCGGGCCAAGGCCCACCACACCCTGGCGGAGCTGAAGCGCCAGCGAGCTGCTGCCAAGCTGCAACGGCCCCCACCCGAGGGGCCCGAGGTCCCGGAGTCCGGCCTGCATGTGGACGCCGAGACCCCCCAGCCCGAGCGCAGCTCCAGGGCTGGTGGAGATCCGCCCCTGCTTAAGCTCACGGCACCCTCGGAGGAGGCCCCCACGGGGAAGAGGCCGTGCTGCCTGCTCATGTGAGGGGCTGACACGGAGAGCGGTGAGGGTCCCGTTGCCAGGCCCAGCCAGAGGCTGCCTCGGGACCCTGCTCCGGAGACCCCAGTGTGTGCCCGGTGCTGCTATTCAGGGGTGGCCGGTGCAGGGCCTTCCCTGTTTCCTGCATCTAGGATGCCAGCGTCTTCGCTCAGGGATGAGCCTGTGGCAGAAGCCatcctgggggctcctggctgcaGTGACCTAGTTTCATCCTGTGACTCGATAAAGGGCTGTTTTGCCACCTGCCTTGTCGTGTGTGTCAGCTGGGCCGCTGTCCCGAGGGTGGGGAGCTGCCGTGTTGCTGTTCCTGGGTGTGCCTGTCCCTGTTCAGGGCTTGTAGGTGCTTGTGCTGCCTGGCCCTGCGTAGGGGTGAGGCCCACGGCCACTGGGCGAGGAGCCTGGCCTATGTTgcaccctcctccctgcctcccagcctcctggAGGCTCCTCTGTAACTCTTCACTTCCCTGAGAGGAGCAGGGAGCTCTGGAAGGAGATTCcttggcagggggcggggggcgggtcaCAGCTGGGGGTATCCAtgccagaggggcagggatcCTGGCtcggaagggcgggggggggggggggcggtttccaCAAGACTCGAGCCATAACCGGAGGGGAGAATCAGTACAAGGCCAGAGTCAGAAACCTCCCTGGGGGATGAGTCCCCTGTTCCTGGCCTGTAGCCCTGATCCCGGGACCTGGCCGCCAGCCTCTGCCTGGGCTGGCAAAGGGGGCCAGTGGTTGGCCGTCCAGATTCTGAGCTGGCTGGGCACGATGTGTCAGGGTGACAGGGGCCCTTTAGGGGCCTCGAGTGGGAGGGCTGAGGGCACTTCCAGCTCATTTGTCCGTGGTGGGCAGCTTTGCATGGCCACCAGTGCTGGGTGAAATGGGCTGAGGTCACCTTCTCCTCCCCAGTGGATATTGACCCAGTCAGCCTTGTGTCTGCAGGGCCCTCCCTTTCCTGAGCATCAGTGGTTGGAGGGGTGTCCTCGGCAGGGCTGGGGCGGGCCAGTGGGTAGGCTGCTGGGTAAATTTAGTGTGTGGGGCGGTGCAGCTGCCAAGGCCCACCTGCTAACAGCTGCCACTTGGGCCTTCCTgccaggggcgggagggggccggCTCCGCCTGGGGCTGCTGGGTCCTGGAGGGGCAGGCCTGTGCGCTGGGGGCCCGAGGTAGCACAGAGCCGAGCCAAGGGGTGCGAGGTGAGACACTGGCTGGCTGCTTGGGGATCCTGTTCTTCCCTTTCCGGCCAGCGGGAGCCGAGGAGCCCGGGCCTGGGGCCTGACCGGCTGCCCACAGCCCCTGTCAGAGGGCTGGTGCCTTGACCTTGTCAGATGTCAGCAGTTGGGGTAGCCACCCCTGGGCATGGCCTATCAGCTCCCTTCAGGGCCTGGGAAGGTGGGGCTCGGAGGGCCTATCACTGTTTGCTTCCCCTTGTCTCTACCAATCAGGAGCTCCAGGGAAGGGGAACTGAGGTCACCTGGCCTGTGGTGTGGATACCCAAGGGCAGCTCTAGGCTGGGGCCTGCTGAAAGGGCAGGACAGCAACCAAGAGCAGTGGAGGTGTCCCAGGTGTCCCAGGTGTCCGAGGGCCCTCCAAAGGCCCAgagctgccctgcccccacctccaacaCTTCAGCCCGGAGACTCTGGCCTCTACCAGTTGCTGATCTGCGACCAAGGTCCAACCACAGGGCTCTTGCAGCCTATGGGCCATGGTTGCCAGCCCGGGAGGGGCCGGATGGAACCCTGCGTCTGAGCTTTTGCTCCCCTCCCCCGATAACCCCAGGATTCTATAGAGGCCTGGCTCAGTTGCCTGGGAGACAGGCCTGCTAGCCCAAGCAAAGATGGGGGGCCTGAGAGGGCTCGGCCCTGGCAGAGCCCTGCTGGGGTAAATCTCCAGAGGCCCCAGCTCCGTCTCCCCTTGGGGCTTAGCCCTGCTCAGCCCTGCCAACCCCTCAGGGCACTCAGcgcacctcccccacccccacaggccgAGTCCCTTAGAGCTTCTTGAACCTTCTGTTTGTCCCTACCCCCCATGTAGGTCTCCTGCTCCCCCCATCGTGGGGACGCTGCGCACCACTGGGCGGGCACTGGGCCTCGCCCCAAGCCCCGCCTGCCTCCTCATGAACTCCCTATGGCTCCCTGGGGCAGAACTGTGCCCA
This genomic window contains:
- the PPP1R16A gene encoding protein phosphatase 1 regulatory subunit 16A, with translation MAEHLELLAEMPMVGRMSTQERLKHAQKRRAQQVKMWAQAEKEAQGKKGRQEQPRPWKEAASGRPQKRVLFPPSVALLEAAARNDLEEVRQFLESGVSPDLANEDGLTALHQSCIDDFRDVARQLLDAGAEVNARDSESWTPLHAAATCGHLHLVELLIARGADLLAVNTDGNMPYDLCEDERTLDCLETAMADRGITQDGIEEARALPELHLLDDIRSLLQAGADIDAPRDHGATLLHIAAANGFSEAATLLLQHRASLSAKDRDGWEPLHAAAYWGQVHLVELLVAHGADLNGRSLTDETPLDVCGDEEVRTKLLELKHKHDALLRAQGRQRSLLRRRTSSAGSRGKVVRRVSLTQRTSLYRREHAQEAIVWQQPPPTSPEPPEEDEDGQTDAELRPTSSEEEDPELARPHNGQVGGTPGRHLYSKRLDRSVSYQLSPLDSTAPDALARAKAHHTLAELKRQRAAAKLQRPPPEGPEVPESGLHVDAETPQPERSSRAGGDPPLLKLTAPSEEAPTGKRPCCLLM